From a single Adhaeribacter swui genomic region:
- the porW gene encoding type IX secretion system periplasmic lipoprotein PorW/SprE, which yields MLNPLVKRYSKDYPVINPYILRSTYTSYVLKKKNLNILLLFATSFLFWQCASSEKSGMLGQVYHNTTAQYNAYFLGSERLTAAEAKITKASLDDYNHILPLFPNTDTAFTSQFRPEFEEVIKKASFAIKKHPKSKWTSDSYILVGKARYFMGDFDEAIRTFRFANTSSKKDQVRYRAQVWLMRCFIAQGDFESAAAVSDLLKKVKLNKNNAIHLFLNRAEYHLQQKDTTLAINNLKLAIPIMKNKDYQARARFILAQLYQATNQNKQAFDVYTRIVKHNPPYELGFYSKLNLGQVTELSNPDDKARVDKYFTKLLKDPKNLDFKDKIYYEMARFALKQQQYEPALAYLQQSTKAPSTNETQKAYSHLLAGKIYYENLQKYNLAYAYYDSAVQAMDPISVDYQAASERRDVLKEFSTHYTTVQTQDSLQALARLDSASLNKRIVTILEQRAQQRLRQEQQLANDASNQSNLSNLSFGLNNGNNRRGNNANSGGTWYFDNPASVARARAEFVQKWGNRQLQDNWRLSSLASSVATQSPTNTANTPDKGPDNTAPDSIANNPAIARQELLRDIPNSPERLQESNNLVEEALFNLANIYQQQLNEPVRAAETFEKLLQRFPATKHKSEAYYSLYLIYQEQKSDKAKTYADLVKKELPGSKYARLIDQPDYLKQVLANNNKARQLYDSAFVNYHRQRYPVAITLANQVQQQYPDSELADRVAYLKVLLAGRTQKPEVFKTAVRQFIEQYPNSTLIPNAEEILNSFEAYESGKLSLAEFNKTRVQRKTAPDVPEVTEEEPIAEEPVEETVTEEPVAPEPAEAELPRPNRRRPQPRQNKNNPAAPVEEAPSDVTDTNSEQADPVAAEQDTVTQAVDPVENTTPGAGNNAAPATEATPTPTTPAPVTPAPAEPKASYTANLTTPHLVVVAYPKNNPAFKDILTKMNAYNAKYNLADKLTVDSTSFNGTTNFLIIKEFDAGKKAASYATKQKAPQSPLSKIRGIEFATFAISSENLLILMKEGKLEDYLAFYKNTYF from the coding sequence ATGTTAAATCCATTGGTAAAACGTTATTCAAAAGATTACCCGGTTATTAATCCTTATATCCTACGTAGCACTTATACCTCTTACGTTTTGAAGAAAAAAAATTTAAATATTCTTCTTCTTTTTGCCACTAGTTTTTTATTCTGGCAATGTGCCAGTTCCGAAAAATCAGGAATGCTGGGCCAGGTCTATCATAATACTACGGCGCAATACAATGCTTATTTTTTAGGTAGCGAACGATTAACCGCGGCCGAGGCTAAAATTACCAAAGCTTCGCTGGATGATTATAACCATATTTTACCGCTGTTCCCGAATACAGATACTGCTTTTACTTCCCAGTTTCGCCCAGAGTTTGAAGAAGTAATCAAGAAAGCTTCTTTCGCCATAAAAAAACACCCAAAGAGTAAATGGACCAGCGACAGCTACATTTTGGTGGGCAAAGCGCGTTACTTTATGGGAGATTTTGATGAGGCTATTAGAACATTCCGGTTTGCTAATACCAGCAGCAAGAAAGACCAGGTGCGGTACCGCGCCCAAGTTTGGTTAATGCGCTGTTTTATTGCCCAAGGCGATTTCGAAAGCGCCGCTGCTGTTTCGGATTTATTAAAAAAAGTAAAACTGAACAAGAACAATGCAATCCATTTATTTTTAAACCGGGCAGAATACCATTTACAACAAAAAGACACGACCTTAGCAATCAATAATTTAAAATTGGCCATCCCGATCATGAAAAACAAGGATTACCAGGCTCGAGCCCGGTTTATTCTTGCCCAACTGTATCAGGCAACCAACCAAAATAAACAAGCTTTTGATGTTTATACCCGCATTGTAAAACATAACCCTCCTTACGAACTTGGTTTTTACAGCAAGTTAAACTTAGGGCAAGTAACCGAGTTATCTAACCCCGACGATAAAGCCCGGGTTGATAAATACTTTACTAAACTGTTAAAAGATCCTAAGAACCTTGATTTTAAAGATAAGATCTATTACGAGATGGCCCGTTTTGCCTTAAAACAGCAACAATACGAGCCAGCTTTGGCGTATTTACAACAATCAACTAAAGCGCCGTCTACCAATGAAACCCAAAAAGCATATTCGCATTTACTAGCCGGTAAAATTTATTACGAAAATCTACAAAAATATAACTTGGCTTACGCTTACTACGACAGTGCGGTACAGGCAATGGATCCCATTAGCGTGGATTACCAGGCGGCCTCGGAACGGCGGGATGTTTTAAAAGAATTTTCTACGCATTATACCACGGTACAAACGCAAGATAGCTTGCAGGCTTTAGCCCGCCTGGATTCTGCCAGTTTAAACAAGCGCATTGTTACAATCTTAGAACAAAGGGCTCAGCAAAGGCTGCGACAAGAACAACAACTAGCCAATGATGCCTCAAACCAAAGTAACTTATCAAATTTAAGTTTTGGTTTAAACAATGGAAATAACCGACGGGGCAACAACGCTAATTCGGGAGGTACCTGGTACTTTGATAATCCAGCTTCGGTAGCCCGGGCTCGGGCGGAGTTCGTACAAAAGTGGGGAAACCGGCAGTTACAAGATAACTGGCGTTTGTCTAGTTTAGCGTCCTCTGTAGCTACGCAATCTCCCACCAATACGGCAAACACCCCGGATAAAGGACCCGATAATACAGCTCCGGACTCAATCGCGAACAACCCGGCAATAGCTCGCCAAGAATTGCTTCGTGATATACCCAATAGTCCGGAAAGGCTGCAGGAATCTAATAATTTAGTGGAAGAAGCCCTTTTTAACTTAGCTAATATTTATCAGCAGCAGTTAAACGAACCAGTGCGAGCGGCCGAAACTTTCGAGAAATTACTACAGCGATTCCCGGCTACAAAACATAAATCAGAAGCATACTATAGTTTGTACCTAATTTACCAGGAACAAAAAAGCGATAAAGCTAAAACCTACGCCGATTTAGTTAAAAAAGAACTCCCGGGAAGTAAATACGCCAGATTAATTGATCAGCCTGATTATTTAAAACAGGTTTTAGCTAATAACAATAAAGCCCGGCAACTGTATGATTCCGCGTTTGTAAATTACCATCGCCAGCGCTATCCGGTGGCCATTACTCTGGCTAACCAGGTACAACAGCAATACCCGGACAGTGAACTGGCCGACCGGGTGGCTTATCTTAAAGTTTTGCTCGCTGGCCGCACGCAAAAACCGGAAGTATTTAAAACAGCTGTAAGACAGTTTATCGAACAGTATCCCAATAGCACGCTTATTCCTAATGCCGAAGAAATTTTAAATTCTTTTGAAGCTTACGAAAGCGGTAAGTTATCCTTAGCGGAATTTAATAAAACCAGAGTTCAAAGAAAGACCGCTCCCGACGTACCGGAGGTTACCGAAGAAGAACCAATTGCGGAAGAACCAGTAGAGGAAACGGTAACAGAAGAACCAGTTGCGCCGGAACCAGCCGAAGCAGAATTACCCCGGCCAAACCGCCGGAGGCCGCAACCTAGACAAAACAAAAACAACCCGGCCGCTCCCGTTGAAGAAGCTCCTTCGGATGTAACCGACACCAATTCTGAACAAGCAGATCCGGTAGCTGCCGAACAAGATACCGTAACCCAAGCCGTAGACCCGGTAGAAAACACTACTCCTGGGGCAGGCAATAATGCAGCGCCAGCTACCGAGGCAACTCCTACGCCTACAACTCCGGCTCCGGTTACTCCTGCACCTGCTGAGCCAAAAGCTAGTTATACAGCAAACCTGACTACCCCGCATTTGGTAGTAGTGGCTTATCCTAAAAATAACCCGGCATTTAAAGATATACTTACTAAAATGAATGCCTACAATGCCAAGTATAACCTGGCCGATAAGTTAACAGTAGATTCTACTTCTTTTAACGGTACAACTAATTTTTTAATTATTAAGGAATTTGATGCAGGTAAAAAGGCAGCCAGTTATGCTACGAAACAAAAGGCGCCGCAATCGCCTTTAAGTAAGATTAGAGGAATAGAATTTGCTACCTTTGCTATCTCTTCTGAAAATTTACTGATTCTAATGAAAGAAGGTAAATTAGAGGATTACCTGGCTTTCTATAAAAACACTTATTTCTAA
- a CDS encoding penicillin-binding protein 1A — translation MASPKTNNYYSKIISAIWLIFIAGLLGLGLYVYAVSINFLNLFGELPDFRALENPKSVLASEVYSEDNVLMGKYFLENRSPVDELRDLPQNLIDALIATEDIRFEEHSGIDFKGSFAVIYYKLTGKQDRGSSTLTQQLARNLFRTRTDLNKGLLSSVPGMRMLIIKTKEWIMAIRLERSYSKREILLMYLNTVDFGSGAFGIKSAAKTFFNKAPKDLQLQESAVLVGLLKGPSYFSPVKNPERSLLRRNTVIDQMQKYGFIQATEAEQAKSTEIALDYRVENQNTGIAPYFRTELSKFLLRWCKENGYNLYEDGLRIYTTIDSRMQRYAEEAVRENMEKQQKLFASYWKGREPWTYDNGATIKGFLEQQIKLTDRYKALKARYEDNEDSINYYLRKKIPMKVFTWEAPGEKEVVMSPMDSLAYYKRFLNTGFMAMNPLNGYIKAWVGGNNYKYFKYDHVKQGRRQPGSTFKPVVYLAAIDNGYSPCYQVMDVPVTFPAEDGRPPYTPKNDDNVFSGRSFDLREALAFSKNSVTAHLVQKLTPAVIVKYAERLGFSSKIEPVPAVGFGSSDVSLYEMCGAYGTFVNSGKWTEPVYLTRIEDKNGNLLLNFVPKSRDIISEETAYLMVHLLKGGADIKGGTSYYGLRFRHKLKNEIGAKTGTTSNYSDAWFMAITPDLVCGSWVGGENRSIHFRSAAYGQGNKLALPQYGLFMQKVLADKSIAINTGPFPKPTAPLTVEIDCAKYNNMGGLPQDSVNQNEILNPNIQLDEGI, via the coding sequence ATGGCTTCGCCTAAAACAAATAATTATTATTCTAAAATTATTTCTGCTATCTGGTTAATTTTTATTGCCGGATTACTGGGTTTAGGTTTATACGTTTACGCTGTAAGTATAAATTTTTTAAATTTATTTGGTGAGTTACCCGATTTTAGAGCCCTCGAAAACCCCAAGAGTGTATTAGCTTCGGAAGTATATTCAGAAGATAATGTATTAATGGGTAAGTATTTTTTAGAAAACAGGTCTCCGGTTGATGAACTACGCGACCTGCCCCAGAACCTGATAGATGCGCTTATTGCTACCGAAGACATCCGTTTTGAAGAACACTCCGGCATTGATTTTAAAGGCTCTTTTGCCGTAATCTATTATAAACTTACTGGCAAGCAAGACCGCGGCTCAAGCACGCTTACCCAACAATTAGCCCGTAATTTATTTCGTACCCGCACCGACTTAAACAAAGGCCTTTTAAGTTCGGTGCCGGGTATGCGCATGCTCATTATCAAAACCAAAGAATGGATAATGGCCATCCGGCTGGAGCGCTCTTACTCCAAAAGAGAAATTTTGCTCATGTATTTAAATACCGTTGATTTTGGTTCCGGTGCGTTCGGGATTAAATCAGCAGCCAAAACTTTTTTTAACAAGGCCCCCAAGGATTTGCAATTACAGGAATCTGCCGTACTAGTGGGTTTGCTGAAGGGTCCTTCTTACTTCAGCCCGGTTAAAAACCCGGAACGGTCTTTACTGCGCCGCAATACGGTAATTGACCAAATGCAAAAGTACGGCTTTATTCAGGCCACTGAAGCAGAACAGGCTAAAAGCACAGAAATTGCTCTTGACTACCGTGTCGAAAATCAAAATACCGGTATTGCGCCCTATTTCCGGACGGAGTTAAGTAAGTTTCTGTTGCGCTGGTGCAAAGAAAACGGCTATAACCTGTACGAAGACGGTTTAAGAATTTACACCACTATCGATTCGCGGATGCAGCGCTATGCCGAAGAAGCCGTGCGCGAGAACATGGAAAAACAGCAAAAGCTGTTTGCCAGCTACTGGAAAGGCCGCGAACCCTGGACCTATGATAATGGCGCTACCATAAAAGGTTTTTTGGAGCAGCAAATAAAGCTTACAGATCGCTACAAAGCTTTAAAAGCACGCTACGAAGACAATGAGGATTCTATCAATTACTACCTGCGCAAGAAAATACCAATGAAAGTATTTACCTGGGAGGCCCCCGGCGAAAAAGAAGTAGTAATGAGTCCCATGGACTCGCTGGCTTACTACAAACGCTTTTTAAATACGGGCTTTATGGCTATGAACCCATTAAATGGCTACATTAAAGCCTGGGTGGGTGGCAACAATTACAAATATTTTAAATATGACCACGTAAAACAAGGGCGTCGGCAACCGGGCTCTACGTTTAAACCGGTAGTATACCTAGCCGCTATTGATAATGGATATTCGCCGTGTTACCAGGTTATGGATGTGCCCGTTACCTTTCCCGCCGAAGATGGTCGCCCCCCTTACACCCCAAAGAATGATGATAACGTATTTTCCGGGCGTTCCTTTGATCTGCGCGAAGCTTTAGCTTTTTCAAAAAATTCGGTTACTGCCCACTTGGTGCAAAAATTAACGCCGGCCGTAATAGTAAAATATGCCGAGCGCTTAGGCTTTTCTTCTAAAATTGAGCCAGTACCAGCCGTGGGTTTTGGTTCCAGCGATGTGTCGTTGTACGAAATGTGTGGGGCTTACGGTACTTTTGTAAATAGTGGCAAATGGACAGAACCCGTTTACCTTACCCGCATTGAAGATAAAAACGGTAATTTACTGCTCAACTTCGTACCAAAATCACGGGATATTATCAGCGAAGAAACGGCTTACTTAATGGTGCATTTGTTAAAAGGCGGCGCTGATATAAAGGGTGGCACTTCTTACTATGGCCTTCGTTTCCGACATAAACTTAAAAACGAAATTGGCGCTAAAACCGGCACTACCAGCAATTATTCCGATGCCTGGTTTATGGCCATTACGCCCGATTTAGTTTGTGGATCTTGGGTTGGCGGCGAAAACCGGAGCATTCACTTCCGGAGTGCGGCTTACGGGCAGGGAAATAAATTAGCCCTTCCACAATACGGCTTGTTTATGCAAAAAGTACTCGCGGATAAAAGTATTGCCATTAATACTGGCCCATTCCCGAAACCTACTGCACCGTTAACAGTAGAAATTGATTGTGCCAAGTACAATAATATGGGCGGTTTACCGCAAGACTCGGTTAACCAAAATGAAATTTTAAACCCAAATATTCAACTGGACGAAGGGATTTAA
- the uvrC gene encoding excinuclease ABC subunit UvrC: MPADEIIREKIKHLPNRPGIYKFFDENDEIIYVGKAVDIRKRVSSYFNKSTQHNKKTRKLISNIRNIQFTIVDTESDAFLLENNLIKQYQPKYNILLKDGKTYPYICITNERFPRVISTRNKINDGSKYYGPYASVTNMNVVLEMIRSLYPLRTCTYNLSPENIERGKFKVCLEYHIGNCKGPCENLYDEESYNQHILQIRSILSGNLSIAKAYFKDKMIAAAQEMQYEVAHSFKQKLDVLEDFQAKSTVVSNTLTNIDVFTITSNEKCAFINYLKVMNGAIIQTQSLEITKKLDESDADILATIIVQLRHDFESESKEILTNVELELPLNNVNITVPQIGDKRKLLNLSLKNVLYLRKEKESMNERSKDSNEVRIMETLKKDLRLSELPKHIECFDNSNIQGTTPVASMVCFRNAKPSKKDYRHFHIKTVVGPDDFASMYEIVTRRYRRLLDEDSPLPQLIVIDGGKGQLGMAVKALKDLGIYTQVAVISIAKRLEEIFYPGDTLPLYIDKKSESLRLLQRIRNEAHRFGITFHRERRNAGTLKTEITDIKGLGPTTAQKLLSKYKSVKKIKELSEAELIAEIGKAKTKILLDYFNQESTA, from the coding sequence ATGCCTGCCGACGAGATTATACGGGAAAAGATAAAACACTTGCCTAACCGGCCGGGCATTTACAAATTTTTCGATGAAAACGACGAAATTATTTACGTCGGGAAAGCAGTAGATATTCGGAAAAGAGTAAGCAGCTATTTTAATAAATCTACCCAGCATAATAAAAAAACCCGAAAGTTAATTTCTAATATCCGCAATATTCAGTTTACTATTGTGGATACCGAAAGTGATGCTTTTCTGCTGGAGAACAACCTGATTAAGCAGTACCAACCTAAGTATAATATTTTACTGAAGGATGGTAAAACTTACCCTTACATTTGTATTACCAACGAGCGTTTTCCCCGGGTAATCAGTACGCGTAATAAAATTAACGACGGCTCCAAATATTACGGACCGTACGCCAGCGTTACCAACATGAACGTAGTTCTGGAAATGATTCGGTCGTTGTACCCGCTCCGCACTTGTACGTATAACTTATCACCGGAAAACATTGAGCGGGGCAAATTTAAAGTATGCCTGGAGTACCACATCGGCAACTGTAAAGGTCCTTGCGAAAACCTGTACGATGAGGAGTCTTACAACCAACACATCCTGCAAATCCGCAGTATTTTATCAGGAAACTTAAGTATTGCCAAAGCTTATTTTAAAGATAAAATGATTGCTGCTGCCCAAGAAATGCAATATGAAGTGGCGCATAGCTTTAAGCAAAAGTTAGATGTTCTGGAAGATTTTCAGGCTAAATCTACGGTAGTAAGTAATACCCTTACCAACATCGATGTCTTTACCATTACTTCAAACGAAAAATGCGCCTTTATTAACTACTTAAAAGTTATGAACGGCGCCATTATCCAGACCCAATCACTGGAGATTACTAAAAAACTGGATGAATCGGATGCCGATATTTTAGCAACTATTATTGTTCAATTGCGCCACGATTTTGAAAGTGAATCCAAAGAAATTTTAACTAACGTTGAGTTAGAATTACCTCTAAATAACGTAAATATTACAGTACCCCAAATTGGTGATAAGCGGAAACTGTTGAACTTATCGTTAAAAAACGTGCTATACCTGCGCAAAGAAAAGGAAAGCATGAACGAGAGATCGAAAGATTCTAATGAGGTTCGGATTATGGAAACGCTTAAGAAAGATTTACGCTTAAGCGAGTTACCCAAGCACATTGAATGTTTTGATAATTCTAACATTCAGGGTACTACCCCCGTAGCCTCTATGGTTTGTTTCCGGAATGCTAAACCCAGTAAAAAAGATTACCGGCATTTTCACATTAAAACCGTGGTGGGTCCCGATGACTTTGCTTCCATGTACGAAATTGTGACGCGCCGTTACCGCCGGCTTTTAGATGAAGATTCTCCGTTACCCCAGTTAATTGTAATTGACGGAGGAAAAGGACAACTGGGTATGGCGGTGAAAGCGCTAAAAGATTTGGGCATTTATACCCAGGTAGCCGTAATAAGTATTGCCAAACGCTTAGAAGAGATATTTTACCCGGGCGATACCTTGCCGCTTTACATTGATAAGAAATCAGAATCGCTGCGGTTGCTGCAACGTATCCGTAACGAAGCCCACCGTTTTGGTATCACCTTTCACCGCGAACGACGTAATGCCGGTACACTTAAAACAGAGATTACCGATATTAAAGGTTTAGGACCTACTACGGCACAAAAGTTACTTTCTAAATACAAATCAGTAAAAAAAATAAAAGAGCTATCCGAGGCTGAGTTAATTGCTGAGATTGGGAAAGCTAAAACAAAGATTCTCTTGGATTACTTTAATCAGGAAAGCACGGCTTAA